The genomic stretch GACCAGAGGTCAGCATATAATAATACCCATCCTTCTTTACAATAGCCGGAGCTTCACGGCGTTTACCGGCAAAGAGGGTATAAAGCTTCTTCTCCACGTTGGTGTAAGAATCGTTTAGTCTATAAATATCCAGGTCCGCATTGCTGTTGGCTGAGGAAATCAGATATGCTGTTTTATCCTCATCCACAAATACGGTAAAATCTCTGGACTGGTTACCCGGGTCGAAATGGCCGAGATATTCATAATCTCCGGTTATGGTATCACTGACTGCCACCACGACATGACCAAGATTATAATTGCCGGCTTCTTCCCAATGTCCCCATAGTATATATTTTTTCGTTTTCTCATTATAGATAACCTTAGGGCGTTCAACTTTGCAGCTTGCTAACTCAGCCGCTGAATCCGGTTTCAAAATATCCTTTTCATAAGTCCAGTGCATAAGGTCCTTTGAGGAATATACACTGACACCGTTAAAAGTGGCTCCGTTATGGGCTTTGTTTTCTCCAAACCAGTAATAGGTACCATCTTCGTAAAGAAAACTTCCTCCATGGGCCTGCAAGGTATTTCCATCCAGGTCTTTCAGGCTCTCACCATTTACGATGGTAGCCGCTTTGATCTTACTGGTAGAAAGCTGTTCTATGGCAAACCAGCTTAAGACCGGGTCTTGAGAACTTTCGTATCTCGACACCCTTAAAGTAATCTTTGTATCTGCCGGCAAGGTAAAATTTCCTTCCGCATTTTTCGTCTTGTCACTGTCAGGAACATTTCCGTTCACCTGGCTCCAGCCAAAATTCTCTGCAATTTTAGTGGTTACGGGAGTTCCTTTTTCATCGGTGTATTCGATGGTTATATTCATATGGCGTGACTGATTCCACCACTCTTTAAAGCCTGCCGTAAGTTTATAGGTTCCTTCTTCCAACTGCATCTGGTACACAATATCCTTATGATTTTCAGAATACCAGCCATTTTCATAGCGGTCGGTGCTCTGGGTTACTCTCCCCTTCATCTCTGTTGCGGAATTACTGGAATATCCCCAGGAGCTGTCATACTTCTGATCCGGTACAGCATTGACCAAAAGGGGTGAATTTTCTTTCAGTATATTAAATACCTCTGATGAGGTTCTGTTACCTTCTATGTAGTACATCAGTTTTCTGGAGATTACGGTAAGGGTAGTAGAAACCGTCAGATTTACTCCTGTAACCTTTCCTGTTACTTTATAGGTATCACCAATGGTATCCAGCGCACCTTCCGGAAGTGTATCCCAAAGTACTTCACAATCCAACACCTTACCCTGGGATTTCACCTTAACCGCAGCCGGAAGCGACAGTTCTTCCCCCAGCTTTGTTACTGTGGGAAGAACCGTTATTAATTCTGTCCCAAGAATATTCTCCATTTCCTTTGCGGTATAGGCTTTATCGTATATCTCAATATTATCGAAATATCCTTTGAAATAACCATCACCACTGTAAAAGGACTTGCCCAGATAGGTCATTACCTCTGTACCAAAATCTGATATCTTTGTTGTCAGACCGGTTACCTGTTTTACGAGGAGTCCGTTAATATACATCGTCATAGAATTATCCTCAAGCACCATAACGACTTTGGACCATTCACCTGTGGTCATACTGCCGCTTATTTTCTGCTCACCGCCCCAGGTAGCCTTGGTTATAGCACCATAGAGTTCACTTCCTCTGGCACGAAGAAAGAAATATTTCTGATCGCTTTTACCGATTCCAAAAGTAAAGAAATTACCAGAGGTAAGGCTTGACTTCACATCCATTACCAGAGTCAGTTGATTCTTATTGTCCAGTAATCCTTTTGGTATTTCACCATAGGTTCCGGTGGTTCCGTCCAGATATAATACCTGCCCTTTTACCGGGTCTGTTACATAGGTTGCTTTCCCGTAAAGCTTACCTTTATGGCCGGAACCGCTCTTATCTTCTATCACAGTGCCTGACAGGCTTTCGTTAAAATCATACTTTAACAAGGGTATAGCTATAATATCTCCTGCATTCTCATACACCTTATCAAAATTATCCTTTGCTGTCTGAAGTGCGGACCTGACCATTTCAATGGTGGTGGCAGCTTCAATAAGGGCTTTGCCTTCCGATATTGCCGTGTGCAGAGCTGCTGTTTCTTCTGTTGTATAATTTGCTTTTCTTTCAAGGGCTTCTGTTGTATAAGCAGTAAATTCTGTGAGTGCCAGCGTTTTTTCTGCCAATACCTCTCCGCTTGAAGCTTCATTTACTGCCAGCCAGCTTAAGATTACATCCGGTCCTGCCGTATATTCGTATACCTTAATGGTCACATCAGCATCCACCGGCAAATCAAAGAAATAACTGACGGTCTTTTTGCCATTGTTGGTAAAACTGCCAAGTGTCTTTGTTATTACCTGATTATTCTGTGCATAGGAAACCGATAAACCTATGTTTCTTGTAGTTCCCCACCATTCCTGAAAACCTGCCAGCAGCTGGTAACTGCCTGCCTTTAGAGGAAGGATATATTGAATGCTTTTATCAGTCTTTGCCCAGAAACCGCTTTCAAAAGCATCGCGGCTGGTATTATTTTTATAACCAATGTCTGCATTTGTTATACCTTCTCCTTCAAGGATACTGGAATAACCCCAGCTGCCTTGCCCATATGCCTTATCCCAGGTCTCATTTATAAGTGTAACTTTCTCTTTTATCATATCATAGAGATCGGAGCCTGCAGTTGCGCCGGAATCAATATAATACTTTAAGGTATCCGGTATCACCAGGACATTTGCTGCAATTGTCTGGTTATAACCTGCCAAGGTACCTGTAATTTTCGTCTTTACCGCTGGCAGCAGGTTCTGAATCTCCCAGTTGACGGTCACATCTTTCGTTTCTGCGCTGCCATTACTATAAACAGTTATACTTACCTCAGAGGGCAGTTCACTGATACTGTTATAGAGGTCCTTTAACTCTGTATTCACCTGTACCGGAGCAAGTTCCGCAAGATCCGCAAGAGTCCAGTCTGTGTAAGCCTTCAGCTGCAATTCCTTGTTAGCGGTTAGCTCAACTGGCAGCCAGATATACCTGGAATCCCCCAGATTACTGTCATACCAGCGGTCCCCCATATAGATATAGAGGCCTTTTTGTGGATCATAAGGTATTACATTGGTACTCTGAGAATCAAAGGTGGTATATTTGGTATCTCCTACACAGGGGTCACCGGCGTTGGTCCAGGTACCAAGGATGGAATCCGCCACCCAGTACTGTGCCTGATTGGGTGCCCAGCCTGTTGCTCCTGAATTAATCATATAATACTTCCCTGCGTACTTAAATACTGCCGGTGCTTCTCTTTGGGCTCCCGGAAAGAGTCTTACGAAATCAACTCCATAGACAGCTTTTTCAACCGGTGTGGCAAGGTTAGTATAGTCTTCATTCAGCTTTGAGATGAACATGGTTCTGTTCTCTTCACTGGAATAAATGATATACGCTGTACCGTCATCATCGATAAACAGATTCATATCCCTGGCAAACCCCTTACTGCTTTCATACCAGGCACCGGTCAGCTGATCCTCCGGGCATACATTCAGACGGTACCTGTCTATAAACCGGAAGGGACCGGAGGGTGAATCACTGACTGCTACCCCTGCAGCTGCCGCCGCATAATTGGCACCGGGGCTTTCCACTGTTGGACCGTCTGCGTGGAACCACAATACATATTTCCCGGTCTTTTCGTTATAAATCATTTTCGGTCTTTCAATAACCGAGGTGGAGTTATTGATACAAAGATATACGTTATCCTTTTCTTCCGAGGTCAGATTACCATATAATGCAGTAAAATAGGGGTCGTTATCTAATTGCTCTCTGGTTGTGACTGATCGCATGACATACCCTTCAAACCTCCAATTATAAAGATCCTCTGAAGAATAAGCACTGATACCGTTACTTCGGTATCCCTTTGTCTTGTCTTCTCCGTACCACCACCACTTTTCTCCTATCTTTTGTACCTGCCCGCCATGGGCCTGAATAGGAATTCCGTTGATATCCTTCCATACACTGCCACTTGTTCCAGAGAAGCTGGAATAACGCTCGATAGTCCTAAGGGCGGCATACTGGGCATCCAATTCATTACACTTCTCACGAATCTCTAAGCCGGAAGCAGTACCAGAAGCTATCATTGCTTCAGCTTCAGCAATTATTCTTTCCATATCTCCCAAGGTATCTTTTTTGCCACCGCCATCCAGATACAGCTCTGTGCTTAATGCTTCTGTTGCATAGATTGTTCCTGCGGCAGCGGCAGTATTTATTTTGCTCCGGATGTCTTCTATTTTAGCACTTAACACAGCCGTATCATAATCCGGCACTGCTTTTATGATGATATAATTCATTAGCGGGTCCTTATAGCTGTCTGTTCTTGATGGATTATGTACAAACACATTAAGCTGTCCATCTGAAACTCTCAGTTCATTTTTACTCTCGACAACTTTATTCTGATCAAGACTCAAAGCACTGGTATAGGTCGTTCCCTCCAATACAATATCAACAGGCCTCCAGGACCAGGGATTTTTAAAACCCACTGTTACTTCATAATAACCGTCAGGCAATTCAAAGTCATAATAGAATCCACTGACTCCGGCTACATAGGTGATTGCCCCTGTGTAATAGTATGTATCTTCCTTGTTCAGACTGGCAGCCGTTCCACCTGCAACCGCATTGGAGTTCGGCGTATTAGGGAGTCGTCCCCAACTATAACCCGTTGTATCCGAACCATAGACCTTATCCGTAACGGATTGATAAAGCCCCATATGGTCTCCGCTGGCCACTGAACTGACATTACCTGCACCGCAATTCACAAAATACAGCACATAATCATTGGCTGCCAGCTCTTTAGTACCTGGTGTGACTTTTGTTATACTGGATCCGCTGACTACATTTAATACGGTGTTCCCCTCACCTGCAGCCTCATCCATATTTACTTCTGATTGAATTTGCCCTTTCTCTTCTGTGCCGATTAAGGCAGCTGCCTCATTTGCACTTACAGGCAGTGGTTGTATTATCAGTGCGAGCATTAATAGTACAGCCATCATCCTGTGTAAACGTTTTTGCTTTCCCATAACTTATCCTTTCTCTCTCTATTACTGGATAAAAATATTTTGTGCAATTAGTATATTATTATGGATTATTTATCCAGTATTTAAATATTATCATACCATTTAATATAATGCAACCGGTTTCATTGTTATTTTATTTGTGCACATTATACACTTGTAGATTTTTGTTTCGTTTTGTCGTTATACCCATACTTATTTCCCACTTTATATAGCAGGGATATTTTGGTAACATTAATTCTTGAAAATTGATATATAAGGATGGTAAGTGAAATGAAGAGAAGTTTAACAGCACTATTATTGCTGTTCGCATTGTTATTAACTGGCTGCAGTAACGGCACTGGAACGGATTCCAAAACAGAAGCTCCTGCAGAGGTTACGATTACAAAAGAAACTCTATCCGATACATTGCGTTGGTTCAATGCTGCCTATGCAATAATTACAACCCGAAATGGCGGTGACATAAATCTCATCGGAGGTTACGGAACCAAAAATCTCCTAGAGGTTCAAATGATCAAAAGCGGATTGAAGGAATCCTGGGAGGTTACAGACAAAACCACAGCAGATGACACCTTAAACTGGCTATTGGAAGAGGGTGGGCACAATGCCGAGTTGCTGGAAGAATATAAGGAAAACAGCTTGTCAGAATACACTAGGGAAGAGCTGATAGAAGTATTGTCGGTTAGTTCTTATACTGATAATGACAGAGCTTATTACCTGGGACTCTACGATGCTGTGGCTAATTACAGTGACAACGCAATCCTCGCCTGGGATTTATCCAGAGCCATGCAGCTTTCTGCCTGGTATTACCTTGCCGGTTATTATACTTATGAGGAAGCCATGGATAAAAGCCTTGCTATTGCAAAAAGCTTACAGAAAGCCTATGGTTCCTGGGATGAGATGGCTGACAGCTATCTATATGGATATCAATACTGGAGTGGTGATGATATGTCTGATGAAACCTCTGAAAGTTTTGCCCGTTATCAGATATACCAGGAGTTAGTGAAGCAGACAGACAGCCCATATTCCATTGATTGGAACTATGAATTACAAAAAGATTGGCCTTAAGCATATTCCTTGTTATGTTTGGAAAAATATGATAAAATCCTATATATCTCACAAGAAACATGAAGGACAAAAAATAAAGCTCTAGGAGGAAACCATATGGCTTACAAAGAGGTAAAGACCATCAAATGCAATCCGGAACTAAAAGGTATGGCTGTTATGATTCCGGAGGTAATATATTCTACTGCTCAGGGAGTGGATTTAAAAATGCAGATACTGACTCCCTGGAAATCAGATGTATCTTCGATACAAACAGCCTATCCCTTAATCGTATTTGTGCAAGGCAGCGCCTGGACTCACCCCGACGTTTATTATCAGCTTCCTCAGTTGGCTCAATTTGCCAGAGAGGGTTATGTAGTTGCCACTTTAACACACAGAAACAGCCTGGAGGGACACCCCTTCCCGGCATTTCTGGAAGATGTCAAAACAGGAATCCGTTTCTTACGAAAACATGCATCTCAATATCAGATTGACCCTGACAGAGTTGGTATCTGGGGTACTTCCTCCGGCGGTAATACTGCATTATTAACAGGACTTACAGGTGATGCTTCACGTTATAAGACAAAAGAATACGGTGAATATTCAGATTCTGTGAAATTGGTAGTGGATTGCTTTGGACCAACTGACCTAACCTTTGCCCTTAATAACCTCTCAAATCTGGAGGAAGGTATGAAGAAGATCTTTGAAGGTTTGCGTGGTGAGGATACACCGGAGAATCTTGCGAAGCTTATGGAAATTAATCCGGCGAACCATATAAAAGAAGGGCAGTCATATCCTCCTTTCTTCCTCCTTCATGGCAATGCCGATACACTGGTGGATTATTCCCAGAGTGAACTTATGTATCACCGGCTATCTGATGCTGGTGCAGAGGTTTCACTTGTCTGTGTGGAAGGTGCTCCCCATGAAGGTTCTTTCTGGAGCAATGAACTTTTAGATCTCATCAAAGAATTTATAGCTGATAATATATAGCTTTTGATTATAACATTGATAAAGCTCCTTTCCCTTCACAAGTTTTTTCTTGGAAGCAAAGGAGCTTCTTCTTTATCTTATTTCGACATATCTCTAATATAGAAAGCAACCTGGTAAGGAAACAATTCCTCGCTGTCCTTAAGCTCACACTTAAGGATTCGCTTGATGTTCTGTATACGATAATTAACCGTGTTTCTATGGGTGAAAGTATCCTCCGCCACCCTTATAAGGCTTCTGTCATTTTTGATGTAGCTTCTTAAGGTATCCACATAAGCTGAACCATGGGAAAGATCATATTCTTCCAGGGGTCCCAGGATCTCATATGCATAACTTACCAGAATGTCGGTATCTTCAATGGAAAAGAGCAACTTAAAAAATCCCATTTCTTCAAAGTCAACCATCTCCCGTCCGGTTCCCAAAGACATCTTCATTGCTGTTCTGGCTCTCTTATAACTGGTAGGAAGATTCTCAAGCTGAATCACCCTGGGTCCTATGCCAAGATAGAAGCGCTTTTCTCTGGAGAATGCTGCAAAGCTCTGCAAAATCAGTTCCGGCAGTTCCGTGTAGTATTTTTCCTTCCTGTTATTAAGAATCAGAACAAGAAAATCCTCCATTCTTATAAGTCCGTAAGAAGCATTGATTTTATCATTGCCCTTCCATAGGCCGAACAGATTCTCCAGTTTTATTACCGCCTGATTATAGCTTAGTTCATCCTCCATTGTCTTCTTTACGTATATGCAAAAGGCCTGAAAGGTGCCTTCAATATCATACCGCTCTCCTAACACCTGCCTGACATCCGCTTCCTTAAAACGTCCTTGAATAACTTCTCTGAAAGCATTGCTTATTTTCTTCTCAAATTGTTTCTGATCAATTATTCGCATACAGTAATCCTGAATCAGCTCTGTTATGGATATTTCCCAGGGCATTTCAAGTATAGGAAAATTGTGTTCGTTACACCATTCAATAACCTCTTCCGGGATACGCTCCAAATACATTCCTGTATTTATGATGATTCCTGCACAATCCTCCTGGGACATTTCCCTGACGACCTTTAAAAGCCAGTCTGGCTGGTCAGCTTTCATCCCTGTCGTAATTGCCAGCTCTTCCCCGTGAAATCTGGATACTATGGTCTCATCCTCCAGCATATGTACCCAGCTTACGACCGTATCCATACCAGCTTTGCCGGCGACTATATTTAGTTTAAATTGCTCCCTGGTTTCTTCATACATTTCCCAGAAACGGACTGCCATTTATGTATTACCCCCTAGGTCAGTATTCCTTGATATTATGCTTATTCTTTCATTTAGATGACATTATAATTTGTGCTGTGGATACAAATATTGCTCCTTATATTCAGACTAGCAGATTATATACAAAAAGTCAATTTCTATATATAATATACATAGAGTAAAGATTAATACAAAGTCAGGCAAATGAATAAAGGAGGATACCTATATGTATATTGGCAGCACAAATTTATACTTAGATTTAATAGATTACA from Anaerocolumna sp. AGMB13020 encodes the following:
- a CDS encoding family 43 glycosylhydrolase yields the protein MGKQKRLHRMMAVLLMLALIIQPLPVSANEAAALIGTEEKGQIQSEVNMDEAAGEGNTVLNVVSGSSITKVTPGTKELAANDYVLYFVNCGAGNVSSVASGDHMGLYQSVTDKVYGSDTTGYSWGRLPNTPNSNAVAGGTAASLNKEDTYYYTGAITYVAGVSGFYYDFELPDGYYEVTVGFKNPWSWRPVDIVLEGTTYTSALSLDQNKVVESKNELRVSDGQLNVFVHNPSRTDSYKDPLMNYIIIKAVPDYDTAVLSAKIEDIRSKINTAAAAGTIYATEALSTELYLDGGGKKDTLGDMERIIAEAEAMIASGTASGLEIREKCNELDAQYAALRTIERYSSFSGTSGSVWKDINGIPIQAHGGQVQKIGEKWWWYGEDKTKGYRSNGISAYSSEDLYNWRFEGYVMRSVTTREQLDNDPYFTALYGNLTSEEKDNVYLCINNSTSVIERPKMIYNEKTGKYVLWFHADGPTVESPGANYAAAAAGVAVSDSPSGPFRFIDRYRLNVCPEDQLTGAWYESSKGFARDMNLFIDDDGTAYIIYSSEENRTMFISKLNEDYTNLATPVEKAVYGVDFVRLFPGAQREAPAVFKYAGKYYMINSGATGWAPNQAQYWVADSILGTWTNAGDPCVGDTKYTTFDSQSTNVIPYDPQKGLYIYMGDRWYDSNLGDSRYIWLPVELTANKELQLKAYTDWTLADLAELAPVQVNTELKDLYNSISELPSEVSITVYSNGSAETKDVTVNWEIQNLLPAVKTKITGTLAGYNQTIAANVLVIPDTLKYYIDSGATAGSDLYDMIKEKVTLINETWDKAYGQGSWGYSSILEGEGITNADIGYKNNTSRDAFESGFWAKTDKSIQYILPLKAGSYQLLAGFQEWWGTTRNIGLSVSYAQNNQVITKTLGSFTNNGKKTVSYFFDLPVDADVTIKVYEYTAGPDVILSWLAVNEASSGEVLAEKTLALTEFTAYTTEALERKANYTTEETAALHTAISEGKALIEAATTIEMVRSALQTAKDNFDKVYENAGDIIAIPLLKYDFNESLSGTVIEDKSGSGHKGKLYGKATYVTDPVKGQVLYLDGTTGTYGEIPKGLLDNKNQLTLVMDVKSSLTSGNFFTFGIGKSDQKYFFLRARGSELYGAITKATWGGEQKISGSMTTGEWSKVVMVLEDNSMTMYINGLLVKQVTGLTTKISDFGTEVMTYLGKSFYSGDGYFKGYFDNIEIYDKAYTAKEMENILGTELITVLPTVTKLGEELSLPAAVKVKSQGKVLDCEVLWDTLPEGALDTIGDTYKVTGKVTGVNLTVSTTLTVISRKLMYYIEGNRTSSEVFNILKENSPLLVNAVPDQKYDSSWGYSSNSATEMKGRVTQSTDRYENGWYSENHKDIVYQMQLEEGTYKLTAGFKEWWNQSRHMNITIEYTDEKGTPVTTKIAENFGWSQVNGNVPDSDKTKNAEGNFTLPADTKITLRVSRYESSQDPVLSWFAIEQLSTSKIKAATIVNGESLKDLDGNTLQAHGGSFLYEDGTYYWFGENKAHNGATFNGVSVYSSKDLMHWTYEKDILKPDSAAELASCKVERPKVIYNEKTKKYILWGHWEEAGNYNLGHVVVAVSDTITGDYEYLGHFDPGNQSRDFTVFVDEDKTAYLISSANSNADLDIYRLNDSYTNVEKKLYTLFAGKRREAPAIVKKDGYYYMLTSGQSGWQPNQGYYTSTQDITQAEGWSELIKFGNTSTFYSQPANILTVNGTNTATYVYVGDRWNQNALGDSRYVWLPLELEAGKLSMDYTREWKLNAQTGEVTNAKKINLSAGKETAGSNEAEGYSSALAVDGDYDTYFDTGKDSVPYWWRVDLGRQYKLSDIDISWRSWNGSEVCYKYIVEGSNDSSNYTTIIDATGNTTTSFTAHSLSGTYRYIRITVSGQINVNNNNSATWYRGIHEVNIYGEGTENVSNPFGITATPFKLSSSNKVNNVNLAWSQKENALSYYVYGKESETGEYSLAYHGAGTSVKLYGLAIGKNYYYKVQAWNNGVLLAESSEVKAQTTTVSEGLLEYSNSVSGAMTTLSTLKAGDTYYRYDYVSDESGFSKLEEYTSKDSLNWTYVKTVMDRNSHPDLASCKLEAMNIRYDSIHNKNILWAHWELKEGYGSGKALVASATPGERFTVHEIYNPEGIAVRDMNFYIDDNEARTGYLVTAGNAAGEGANATMYIFQMNDTYTGIERIVTKVFENQYREAPSLVKKDGYYYLFTSQAAGWYPSKGAYASALSLQGPWSELRSIGNSSNYSSQSGGVISIEGAAGKNYFMLAPRWVREEGTAAAVCLPVAFANGIATYDYYDKVLYNPFTGSIIPEDKGVLLSENKPAVASVTANGTKTAVKANDGNYDTAYAAAKSQWPFWWQVDLGSTYRLSGLQVSWFMYKGSEGYYQYKVEISEDGENWTEILDKSDNKTYGFTADTLTGKGRYVRLSVTNAVLHNNPNNWYTPTLYEVKVFGSSKTTTEEQEENQRLAKEAAEAINLGEVTGITKNLTLPASGLHGAQIQWKSSNADILADNGTIIRPKAGDGNARVKLTASVSVAGETAQRQWDIVILAEGAEVSPTIVPTTSPTDTPTAEPTATPTSTPTPEPTSTPAATPTPVGAPENNTPPYLLLDTKVKNKTAEVALTVSSEKLQEELKASSKEKPYLLKITLPEKELGAQLESNKTKLVEVSILLPQAITADSRIKLEDIIMDKKLLEMAKENQKGLSLTVKDEKGGVVYQWKFEAASLKNSKQAVTAVNTSLEVVPANTVKGVDKLLSKDTKNKQAVAVVFKHSGVLPAQAAVRVYVADQKGIKAGDMVYVYHYNETKGILDSLKTGSYKVDKNGYITMNILSCSDYILMPQKASNNITNSLSGQISVPEKLSISRGKNLKLEVTLPVTLEKTNEITDKTSANAIGAVTIKYSSQDETIALVNEKSGQVTGKKKGSTLILVKIRLYSGETKTLKVKVQVK
- a CDS encoding alpha/beta hydrolase, with the translated sequence MAYKEVKTIKCNPELKGMAVMIPEVIYSTAQGVDLKMQILTPWKSDVSSIQTAYPLIVFVQGSAWTHPDVYYQLPQLAQFAREGYVVATLTHRNSLEGHPFPAFLEDVKTGIRFLRKHASQYQIDPDRVGIWGTSSGGNTALLTGLTGDASRYKTKEYGEYSDSVKLVVDCFGPTDLTFALNNLSNLEEGMKKIFEGLRGEDTPENLAKLMEINPANHIKEGQSYPPFFLLHGNADTLVDYSQSELMYHRLSDAGAEVSLVCVEGAPHEGSFWSNELLDLIKEFIADNI
- a CDS encoding PucR family transcriptional regulator; its protein translation is MAVRFWEMYEETREQFKLNIVAGKAGMDTVVSWVHMLEDETIVSRFHGEELAITTGMKADQPDWLLKVVREMSQEDCAGIIINTGMYLERIPEEVIEWCNEHNFPILEMPWEISITELIQDYCMRIIDQKQFEKKISNAFREVIQGRFKEADVRQVLGERYDIEGTFQAFCIYVKKTMEDELSYNQAVIKLENLFGLWKGNDKINASYGLIRMEDFLVLILNNRKEKYYTELPELILQSFAAFSREKRFYLGIGPRVIQLENLPTSYKRARTAMKMSLGTGREMVDFEEMGFFKLLFSIEDTDILVSYAYEILGPLEEYDLSHGSAYVDTLRSYIKNDRSLIRVAEDTFTHRNTVNYRIQNIKRILKCELKDSEELFPYQVAFYIRDMSK
- a CDS encoding DUF1266 domain-containing protein, with the translated sequence MKRSLTALLLLFALLLTGCSNGTGTDSKTEAPAEVTITKETLSDTLRWFNAAYAIITTRNGGDINLIGGYGTKNLLEVQMIKSGLKESWEVTDKTTADDTLNWLLEEGGHNAELLEEYKENSLSEYTREELIEVLSVSSYTDNDRAYYLGLYDAVANYSDNAILAWDLSRAMQLSAWYYLAGYYTYEEAMDKSLAIAKSLQKAYGSWDEMADSYLYGYQYWSGDDMSDETSESFARYQIYQELVKQTDSPYSIDWNYELQKDWP